In Pseudomonas sp. FP1742, the DNA window CATGGCTACCAACGGGCAGCTTTTCGGGTTCTTGTCGCAAAAGCCTTTAAAGTCCGCAGCATATTCAGCCGGCAGGATCATCAGGTTTGCCTGCATGTACCCGTCAGCGTAACCACTGGTTGGAGCGCGTAGCAGTCCGTCACGGATCATCTGTCGCACTTCTTGCGCAGACTTCGCTTGCATCGTTTTAATCGGTTCCATCGACAGTCACCTGCTCGGCAGTATCAAGGTACGCAAATTTATTGTTCTTGGAGTGTCGAGACGATGGCATTCGCAATCGCTTCATCGGCCTCGACAGGGCCGCCGGAAACACCCACCCCGCCTATAACGGAGTTGCCGTCAAAGACTGGAAAACCACCGCCGAACACTACGAACGGGCGAGCACACGAACGTTCAAGCCCGTACAGCGCAGCGCCTGGCTGTACCGAGTCCATCCAGGCCGCGGTGGACTGCCGAAATGCGGCGGCGGTGTAGGCTTTGTTGTGTGCAATTTCAATGGTGCCAAACGCGGCATCGTCCACGCGGATCGATGCGACCAGGTGGCCACCGTCGTCGACGATGGAGAGCGTCGATCGCTGATTGAGTTCTTTCGCTTTGCGTACACCGGCAGCCAAACCAAGGAGCGCTGCCTCATGCGTAAGTCTGTTAGCCATGATCATCTACCTCACATCAGTTGTAAGCGCCGCCACACACGTTGATTGCCTGTGCCGTGACATAGGAGGATTCGTCGGATGCCAGATATACAAACAGTGGCGCCACCTCATCCGGCGTCGCCTGACGACCCAACGGAATGTTGGATTGAACGACCGAGTCCTGTTTTCCCTTGCCGCCCATGAAATCAATGATCGGCTGGTTAAACGGGGTATCGATCCATCCTGGGCATACCGCGTTGACCCGCACACCGTCTTTAGCCAGCTCAATGGCCAGCGAATTGGTGAGCCCGATGGTTGCCGCCTTCGACGCCGAATAACAGCTCAGGCCTGGGCCGCCGCGTTTGCCTGCTAACGACGACATAAGGACTACCGACGACCTCTTTGCTTCACGCAAATAAGCCAACGATTCTTTTATGAATAAAAAATTTGCCCGTACATTAATAGAAAAGACTTTATCCCAGGCTTCCACCGCAAAATCTTCAACATTACCGGAGAGCTGAATTCCCGCATTCAGGCACAAGGTGTTGATACCACCAAGCCAACCTGCGGCTTCTTTCACTACTTTGCGAATTTCGCTTTCCTGGGACAAATCCGCACGAAAAAACCTCACCGACTCCGGGTAACGTTTTTGCACTTCCAGACCGCGCTTCTCGTCAATATCAACGACTGCAACTGTGGCACCTTCAGCAATAAAAGAGTCCAGAATTGCCAACCCGATATTGGCGACACCACCTGTCAAAAGAACGCACTTACCCTTCAAACGATTGGCCATTTTATTCGCCTATTCGAAAGTTATATTTAAAAGTTCCTGAAGGCGCCTGTTAACGTCCAGGCGCCAGGTCAGCGGTGATCATTACTTTGCTTTTGCAATGTTTTCCAGAACCAGACGATTAACCTCTGTGGTCGACTCCATCTGAGGCATATGGCCAACGCCCGGCAGCGTATTAAGCGTGACGTTTTGCGGAACTTCCGATTGCGTCGGTACTGGCACAACCTGATCGCCGTCGCCCCAGATGAGTTGCACCGGGCCTTTGAACGTACGCAAGATTTGCGTAATCGACTGTACCTGCCCCTGCTCGTTGACAATCAAGTCTTTGATTGCACCGAGGGCTTTGGGAACACCTTCCAGTCGTTTGAACTGTAAGGTCGCCTCGACCATGTCATTGCTGATCTTCGACGGGTCGGCGAACAGTCGCTCCAACACATCCTTCAAAGGTCGGCGGCGTTCGGCGGCAACGAAATCATCAAGGAACGACTTGTTCATGCCCGTACTCAGACCAATTGGCGCCAGAAGGCTAATCGACGCTACAGCTCCGCCCTTGCGCTCTGCCAGGGCAGCGGCAACAGCTCCCCCGAAGGAATGTGCCACCAGGTGAAGCTTCCCGCCTGCCACGCTATCGACGGCTTTCTCAACCGCGTCAATCAAAGCAACCAGCACATCCCCCTCACTGATGGGCGTAGATGCGCCATGACCTGGAAGATCCAGCACTACCACACGGAAATCCTTGGCAAACGCATCCTGGTTGAACATCCAAGTAGACAGATCGCCACCAAAACCATGCAACAAAACAACAGTACTGTCGCTTTCCGGACCGATGGTCAACGTGTTGATGACCGATCCGTTACCGACTTCAATTTTCTTGGGTGTAGCCACACCGGATTCTTCGCCAGCATCTTGCTTGGCCGAACTGGCAAATTGAGCAATGAAGGCATCAATTTCTTCGTCTGAGGCGCTGGAATCTGCGACCACGGCCACCAGTGCACCGACCGGAGCGGTATCACCCTCGGGCACAACAATCCTGCGCAGGATGCCGCTGACTGGAGACTCCACTGCGTTGGTAGTCTTGGTGGACTCGACTTCCATGATTTCCTGACCGCGCTCGATCCGATCACCGACCGCTACCATCCATTCAGCCAGCAACCCTTCGGTCATGGTCATTCCCCACTTGGGAATGGTGATTGCTTCGATAGACATAGACCCAACCTCTAAATGATGGATTTGACCGCTTTGATCACAGCGTCGGCGTTCGGCACGTAGGCGTCTTCCAAGTTCGGCGCATACGGAACCGGGGAGTGAGGAGCCGTTACCATCTTGATAGGCGCTTTAAGAGCGTGGAAGCACTTGTCGGCTAGCAGCGCCGAGATATCCGCCGCCATGCCGCAGCGAGGGTTAGCCTCATCAACGATGACAACCCGACCGATCTGCTCGGTGAACTCCAGCAAGGTATCTTCATCAAGCGGCGAGGTGGTACGTGGGTCGATTACGCAAGCGGACACACCTTCGGAAGCGAGCTTGCGAGCAGCTTCTTCAGCCACATGGACCATCCTGCCGAAGGCAATCAGCAGCACGTCACTGCCATCGCGTACGACCCGGGCCTCGCCAAACGGTACGGTGTAGGCGCCATCCGGCACTTCACTGACCATGTCATAGAGCATCTTGTGTTCCAGAAAAATGACCGGGTCATCATCGCGGATCGCCTGCAGCAACAGTCCTTTAGCATCGTAAGGATTCGATGGAATGACCACTTTCAAGCCCGGGAAGTGAGTGAATACTGGATAAAAGGCTTGTGTGTGTTGAGCCGCCGAACGGGTGCCTGCGCCAAAAGTTGCCCGAATCACCAGAGGCGTACGTGCATGGCCTCCGAACATATATCGAAACTTCGCGATCTGGTTGACGATTTGATCCAGACAAACCCCTGCAAAGTCCACAAACATCAGCTCAGCAATTGGACGCATACCTGTCAACGCAGCGCCCGCGGCCGCACCGACAAAGGCGGTTTCACTGATCGGCGTGTCGCGCACGCGCTCCGGGCCGAAAGCTCCAAGCAGTCCACGCGTCACCCCAAAAGGTCCGCCCCAGGCATCCTTGACACCGTTGCCACCGGCACCGCCAGTCAGATCCTCTCCCATCATGATCACTTTCGGATCACGCGCCATTTCCAAGTGGAGGGCATCGTTGAGCGCCTGACGATAAGAAATTTTAGCCATTACGATGTTCCTTACATGTACTTGACGTAGACGTCAGAGGTGAGTGCCGAAAGCGGAGGAAGCGGCGCGGCCCGGGCAGCAGAAACAGCCTCATTCACCGCTTGCTCAATCTCCTCATCGATGGCCTTCAGCGCATCCTGGAGCGACTGCGATTCAACCGCTGCACGGAACTTGATCAGACAGTCCTGTTCAAGGCGCATCGCTTTCTTCTCATCGGGAGTGCGGTAACTGTCCGGATCGCCACTGTAATGGCCGTAGTAGCGAGGAACGTGAACATGCAGCAGGCTCGGGCCGCCGCCATTACGGGCGCGCTCAATCGCCTCACCGGCGGCACTGAAGACCTTGAACAGATCAGTGCCATCTACTTCTATGGCGGGGATACCGTAACCAGCAGCACGACCGGTAAAAGTGCCTGCCGACACGAACTCATTTGCGGTCGCTTCGCCAAAACCATTGTCCTCAATGACGAACACCATTGGCAGCATCCAGATTTTCGCCAGGTTCAGGCTTTCGGCCATGGCACCTTCGTTCATCGCACCGTCACCGGCGAAAGCGATCGCAACATGATTGGTACCCGTCAGCTTGGCAGTCAGTGCTGCGCCACAAGTAATTGGCGCACCGCCCGCAACAATGCCGTTGGCGCCGAGCATACCTTTGCGCAAATCAGCAATATGCTGCGAACCACCTTTGCCGCCACAGGTGCCTGTGGCCTTGCCAAAGATTTCCGCCATCATACCGACGATGTCACAGCCTTTTGCAATGCAGTGCCCGTGACCGCGATGGGTGGAGGAAATATAGTCCTCGTCGGACAAGTGCATGCACACTCCCACTGCACTTGCTTCCTGACCGGCGTATAGGTGAGTGTTCCCGGGGATATCACCGGTGCCCATCTCAACCATGATGCGCTCTTCGAAAACGCGGATGGTCTGCATGGCCCGGTAGGCCTCGAGCAACCGTTCATGGGGTAAATGTTGCGAGAACATTCCACTTCTCCTCATTCGAATCTTTGCTTTCGGATTTGTTGTAAGTAGCAAATAGAGCTGCTGACCACACTCGATTCTCGTCGAGAGCTTCCCATGGTCACGGTGTGAAGCAACTCTTGTGATCCCATCGTCGCGCGCAGGACTGATAACGTCCAATTGTGATTCTGGATTGGTTCAGATAACGTCCGCTTATCGAATCACTCGGGATTCCGCGAGCGTGGGAAACTTTGAAAAAAGCTTCGCCACTTAGTTAACTGCGGTAACCTGCCTAAGACGCCACTTGGCAAGATAACAAGTGGATAACCCGTTGATAGAGAGACAATGAATGATCGATTTCAGAAGCCTTCAGACGTTTTATGCGGTCGCTCAACAAGGAGGATTCCACAAAGCGGCGGAGAAACTTCATACCTCCCAGCCAGCGGTATCAGCGCGTATCGCACAGCTTGAGCGTCAACTGAAATGCCGGCTTCTGGAGCGAGACAAACGCGGATGCTTTCTCACCCCTCAAGGTCGGGAATTGCTCACCTACGCGGAACGGATGTTTGCCCTTGAAAGCGAAATGATCGAGGCAGTTGCCGGTCATAGAGGACTTCGAGGCACAGTGAGCTTGGGGGCATCTGACACCATCGTGCACACTTGGCTTTCTGACCTGCTCAAACATTTGAACCGCGAGTATCCGGAAATAACTTTGGAAGTGGTGGTGGACAGCACAACCAACATGACTGCCGGTCTGGCAGACTTCAGCCTCGACGTGGCGCTGTTGATGGGGCCGGTAAACATAGGCAACGCTGAAAACCTACCGCTGTGCCAATACCCGATCAGCTGGATCAAATCCACGGAGCTGGATATTGGTTCCGAAAACCCCAGCCTGGCAACACTGGCTGAATTTCCGATCATTACGTTTGCGCGTATCACCCGGCCTTATTGGCAACTCAAGGAAATGTTTGAACGAGAGAATCTGCACCGAGCAAAAATTTTCGCCAACTCCTCGCTCTCGTCCATCGTGCGCATGACACTCGACGGTATTGGAATCGCCGCCATTCCTCAGCACGTCGTTATCGAAGAACTTGCCAGTGGCAAACTCGAAATTATTAGCACGCCGCACGAAATGCCGGTCATGTCATTTACCGCAAGCTTCATTGAGCGCCCTGATATGCCGCTGAACCGTATCGTCGCCCAGCTCGCGCAGAAAGTCGCTACCGATTACTGGCGCATCTGACGGCAGACAATAAGAAACGGGGCCTTGGCCCCGTTTCTTATTTCAGCGTTTTCTCCGCTCTAGCTATGATGAGCACGACCCAATCGCGCGAACACTTCTGGACGGTTGAACTTGTAGAACTGAGCTAGCGCCATGCCGGCAAGCAGCACTCCAACAAGGCAGTACAACATCCAGCGCCGCTCGCCCGGCTCGCCGCCAACCAGCAAGTCGAAGTGGTACGTCACTAGACCGACCAGGGCGACAAAAAACACAGTGGAGATTGCCGGCGCCAAGAATGCTTTGAAGAAACTTGCACCCTCTTGCTTGCCGCGGCGCACATACCAAGTCAGTGCCGACAGGTTGACGATGGTCATCAGAATGATGATCCCAGAGGTACCTAATCCCGAAAGCTGCCCATACAGAAACTCTGGCCGGACATTCATGACGATGAATGGAATCAGAATGACCAGCACCATCAGCGAGACCGCCATAGACGCCGCAAACGGGGACGAGTGCCGAATGTGAATGTTACTGAAAAAACGTGGGATAGCACCGTCTGTTCCCAAGTTAAACAGGTAGCGCGACAGGACGTTGTGCGTGGAGAGACTTGCAGCAAATGCCGAACTCAGCACCAAAATAGTGATGATTACCTGGAGCCGGTTATCGACAAAAAGACCAAAGGCGTTGGGAAACATGGTGGCAGGACTGTCGGTTGCCACAGCCTGCGCTGTGTGACCGTAAGCCATGATCATCGCATACGCGCATAGCGTATAAAGAATCCCGATGAAGATGATTGAGCCGTAAGTGGCGCGAGGAATGGTGACATCCGGGTTCTTGCATTCGTCACGGAACAACGCTGTTGCTTCAAACCCCATAAAGAAGGAGACCGCAAACAACATTCCGAAGGGAATGTTCACACCATCTTTCGTCAACTCACCCGGCGTGAACGGAGCGCTAGCCGCCAGCTCTCCATTTCCACCGGCATGAAGCACACCAAAAGCAAACGCGAGACAAATAACAATTTCGGTCAACATGACCCAGAAGAGCACTTTTGCCGACAGCTCCACATGCAGATAGCCCAAGATGCCCACAGCAGCCCAGCACCCCAAGGTAAACACGTACCAGGGCAAAGCAGTTCCCATAAGGCTTTTTTGCAGCTCGGCACAGGAAACGCCGAAGTAGGAGGTCACGCCTGCCAGAAGCATAAAATAGGACAAGGCGGCGGCAATGCCGGAGCCCAAACCCGCCGACTTACCCAAGCCATAACTGATGAAGGCGTAGAAGTCACCAGGACGCTTGACCGCGTTGTTCAACGTCACGTAACCGGTACCGAACAACAACATCATTATGCCGACGATTATAAATAACAGCGGTGATGCAATTCCACCGAACATCAAGGAAACAGGAATATACCCTGCCACTGTCGTCAAAGGCGCCGAAAATGCCAGAACCGTCATGGCCAAACTGAGCGAACCCATATTCCCTGACAGCTTGATCGGTGCGGTTTTGACACTCGCCACGCTTTCAGCCTCTAAACTTACTGCCATTTCCTTTCTCCTCGAAATTGTATGCGTGCAACTTACGTAATAGACAGATTCAAGTATTACGATCGGCTATACGCCACTTTTTTGTTGTATGGATACTCGGCTTAGTGCACACAACTCTGAATGTCCGTTCTTCCTTTTATCTTTTTGAACGGTTGATCCAGGTTCCCTCTGACATCGTGTGGAGCGTGCTCATCGCGCTATGAGCAATCGTTGCTCTCGGCACCGATAACGTCAAATTCTTATTGCAGATTGAATCTGATCATAAAAATCTATCAGAATAGATTTCCCTGACTGAATAGCGCGGTAGAATCCAGCCTCAAGGAGGAAATTTGTCATTAGCGAGCGTGAAAAATCACCTCCGTGCAAGGTCCAAACCGCTACCAATAGCCAGGCTGCTGATAAACGGCCTTTAAATAATCAATAAAATGTCGAACCTTGGCAGGTAGATATCGCTGCTGCGGATATACGGCTTGGATGTCGTAGTCAGGAAGGGCGAAATCATCGAGTACCGTCACAAGCTCCCCGCTAAGGAGCTCTCTGCGAATTTCCCATGTCGATCGCCAGCCAATTCCGACTCCTTGGCGCATCCACGCAAACAGTAGTTCTCCATCGTTGCAGGCCAGATTCCCGCCGACGCGCACAGCCACAGGCTTACCGTCTTGCTGAAAGGTCCATCCCCGCTGCTGGCCGCCTTGTGAAGTGAATGCCAGGCAATTGTGCTCAGCCAACTGCTCTAGTGTTGTCGGCGTTCCATGCTCTTCGAAGTAGGCAGGCGTCCCGCACACGACCCGCCGATTGGAAAACAATTTGATGGCGACATAGTTTGGATCTGTCACCGGACCGATCCGAATGCTCATGTCATAACCCTCTCCTACCAAATCCACCAGACTGTCAGTGAGATTAAAAGACAGCTTCAGGTTGGGGAATTGCCTGTGAAAAGCCAAAGCGTGCGGCGCGACGTGCATACGTCCAAACCCAGCAGGTGCAGACAAAAGCAGGTTACCGGTAACCCGCTTCGCGCTGCTGCTGATGTCTGCCTCGAGATCATCGAATTCCCGAATCAACGACCTCGCCCGCTCAAGCAATTGTTCACCCAGTTCGGTCAGGCGTAGCCCGCGAGTAGATCGATGCACCAGCTTTACACCCAGACGCTTCTCGAGTGAATCCAGCCTTCGTCCCAGCATGGCAGGCGTCACCCCCTCACTGAGTGCAGCGGCTGCGAAGCTGCCCTTTTGAGCAATCTGAATGAAACTGTGGAGTTCTGTGTAACGAGCCATTCGATACCTTTTATATCGACAGAAAGCATTATTTGGGGGTTCATTGCCTTAAAAAGCTAATTCAAACTGCAGCCCTCTACAAAAGATATGGGTTCGGCCCTAGGACTACATCATGGCAAAAATAAGAGCAATAGATGCAGCCGTTTTGGTGATGCGCCGTGAAGGCGTGGACACCGCTTTCGGCATCCCGGGTGCCGCGATCAACCCGCTGTACTCCGCCTTGCAGAAAAACGGCGGTATTGATCATGTCCTCGCTCGTCACGTGGAAGGCGCTTCGCACATGGCGGAGGGTTATACCCGCGCCAAGGCCGGCAACATCGGCGTGTGCATCGGCACCTCTGGCCCTGCTGGGACCGACATGGTCACTGGCCTTTACAGTGCGTCGGCTGACTCAATCCCCATCCTGTGCATCACCGGGCAAGCCCCTCGCGCTCGAATGCACAAGGAAGACTTCCAGGCCGTCGACATCACCGCCATCGTCAAACCAGTGACTAAATGGGCGACGACCGTCATGGAACCAGGTCAGGTGCCGTACGCGTTCCAAAAAGCCTTCTACGAAATGCGCTCCGGCCGTCCGGGCCCGGTGCTGATTGACCTGCCGTTTGACGTGCAGGTGGCCGAAATCGAATTTGACATCGAAGCCTATGAGCCGCTGCCACTGGCCAAACCAACCGCTAACCGTGTGCAGATCGAGAAGGCCCTGGCCATGCTTGACCAAGCCGAACGGCCACTGCTAGTCGCCGGTGGCGGCATCATCAATGCCGACGCCAGCGAACTACTGGTGGAATTCGCCGAGCTGACCGGTATCCCAGTTATTCCGACCCTGATGGGATGGGGCACGATCCCCGACGATCATCCACTGATGGTCGGCATGGTTGGCCTGCAAACTTCCCACCGCTATGGCAACGCGACGATGCTCAAGTCGGACGTGGTGCTGGGCATCGGTAACCGTTGGGCCAACCGTCACACCGGTTCGGTCGAGGTCTACACCGAGGGCCGCAAGTTCATTCACGTCGACATCGAGCCGACGCAGATTGGCCGCGTATTCACCCCGGACCTGGGCATCGTGTCCGACGCCGCTGCCGCATTGACCGTGTTCATCGAAGTCGCTCGCGAGTGGCAAGCCGCCGGCAAGCTGAAAAACCGCAGCGCCTGGTTGCAGGATTGCCAGCAGCGCAAGGCCACCCTGCACCGCAAGACCCATTTCGATAACGTGCCGGTCAAGCCGCAACGGGTGTACGAAGAGATGAACCAGGTGTTCGGTAAGGACACCTGCTACGTCAGCACCATCGGCCTGTCGCAGATTGCCGGCGCGCAGTTCCTCCACGTATACAAGCCCCGCCACTGGATCAACTGCGGCCAGGCCGGCCCACTAGGTTGGACCATTCCGGCGGCGCTGGGCGTGGTGAAGGCCGATCCGAACCGCAAAGTGGTGGCCCTTTCAGGGGACTATGACTTCCAGTTCATGATTGAGGAGCTGGCGGTGGGTGCACAATTCAAATTGCCGTACATCCACGTTGTCGTAAACAACTCATACCTGGGGCTGATCCGCCAGGCCCAGCGCGGGTTCGACATGGACTACTGCGTGCAGTTGTCCTTCGACAACCTCAACGCGCCGGAGCTCAACGGTTATGGCGTAGACCACGTGGCCGTCGCCGAAGGCCTGGGTTGCAAGGCCCTGCGTGTGTTCGAGCCGAGCCAGATCGCGCCGGCACTGCGCCACGCCGAGGAAATGATCGAAGAGTTCAAGGTTCCGGTGATCGTTGAAATTATTCTGGAGCGCGTGACCAATATTTCCATGGGCACTGAGATCAACGCCATCAATGAATTCGAAGATCTGGCACTGGTCGGCAACGATGCACCGACGGCGACTTTGTTGCTCGACTAACCGTTAATCGTTTCCCTGTGCAATAGAGCTTGCTCACACGGGACCTCACACTTTTACGGAGACCACTATGCCGCGTTTCGCCGCCAATCTGTCCATGCTGTTTACCGAGCAGGATTTCCTCGCCCGTTTTGAAGCCGCCGCCAAGGCCGGTTTTAGTGGTGTCGAATACCTGTTTCCTTACGACTACAGCCCCGCCGAACTTAAGGCCTTGCTCGACGCCAATGGCCTGACTCAGGTGTTGTTCAACCTGCCGGCCGGCGACTGGGCCAAGGGTGAACGCGGCATCGCGTGCTTGCCGGACCGGGTCGAGGAGTTCTGCATCGGGGTCGACTTGGCGATTGCCTATGCGAAGGTGCTGGGCAACACGCAGGTCAACTGCTTGGCCGGGGTTCGTCCGCATAACTGCGACGCAGTCCTGGCGGAAAAAACCTTCGTCGCCAACCTGAAGTACGCCGCCGAGAAGCTGCAGGCCAAAGGCATCAAGCTGGTGATGGAAGCCATCAACACCCGCGACATCCCCGGCTTCTACCTGAACAACACCGCCCAGGCCGTGGCGATTCGCGAGCAAGTGGGCAGCGCCAACCTGTTCCTGCAATACGACATCTATCACATGCAAATCATGGAAGGCGACCTGGCCCGGACCCTGTCGGCGCACCTGGACGAGATCAACCATGTGCAACTGGCGGATAACCCAGGCCGCAACGAGCCAGGTACGGGCGAAATCAATTATCGCTTCCTGTTCGAACATCTGGACCGTATCGGCTATCAGGGCTGGATCGGCTGCGAATACAAACCGCTGACCACCACCGAAGCCGGACTGGGCTGGCTGCAAACCCATAACGTGATCTGACTCGACCTGCTCCCACAGAAAAGCAGTTCTTTGCTTGAGCGACATAAAAACAAGAGGATTTTCTCATGGCTAAAATCGGATTCATCGGCACCGGCATCATGGGCCACCCAATGGCGTTGAACCTGCAGAAAGCCGGTCACAGCCTGTTCCTGTCGGCGCACCACGACGCCGCCCCTGCCGATCTGCTGGCTGCTGGCGCCGTTGCGCTGGCCAACCCGAAAGAAGTCGCCCAGGAGGCCGAATTCATCATCGTCATGGTCCCGGATACCCCGCAGGTCGAGGACGTGCTGTTCCGCGCCGACGGCGTTGCCGCCGGTGTTAGCAAGGGCAAAGTCGTGATCGACATGAGCTCGATCTCGCCGACCGCCACCAAAACCTTCGCTGCCAAAATCAACGAGAAAGGCGCGCAATACCTCGACGCACCGGTTTCCGGCGGTGAAGTCGGCGCCAAGGCTGCGACCCTGAGCATCATGGTCGGTGGTGAGGCCGATGCCTTCGAACGCGCCCTGCCGCTGTTCCAGGCCATGGGCAAGAACATTACCCTGGTCGGTGGCAACGGCGATGGGCAAACCGCGAAAGTGGCGAACCAGATCATCGTCGCGCTGAACATCCAGGCCGTGGCCGAAGCGCTGCTGTTCGCCTCGAAAAACGGTGCTGATCCGGCCAAGGTCCGTGAAGCACTGATGGGTGGCTTCGCCTCGTCGAAGATCCTTGAAGTGCATGGTGAACGCATGATCAAAGGCACCTTCGATCCAGGTTTCCGCATCAGCCTGCACCAGAAGGACCTGAACCTGGCACTGGCCGGTGCTCGCGAACTGAACATCAACCTACCGAACACCGCCAATACCCAACAGGTGTTCAGCACCTGCGCAGCCATCGGTGGCAGCAACTGGGATCACTCGGCGCTGATCAAGGGCCTGGAACACATGGCGAATTTCTCGATTCGCGATAAATAACGCCCTGCGCAAAAACCTGTGGGCGCGGGCCTGTGGCGAGGGGGCTTGCCCCCGTTTGAGTGCGTAGCGCTCACAAAGTCTTTGGTGTCTCAGAGATTTTGGGGCTGCTTCGCAACCCAACGGGGCAAGCCCCCTCACCACAGGCTGCTCCCACAGGGAACCGAGTCGCCCTCCAATAACAAGAATTCCGGGAGCCCGCCATGTCGGTCGATCCGCAACAATTGCTGCGCGAGCTGTTTGCCACAGCCATCGACGCGGCCCATCCGCAGCATGTCCTTGAAGCCCATTTGCCAACCGACCGCAGCGGTCGGGTGATCGTCATCGGCGCCGGTAAAGCCGCCGCAGCCATGGCCCAGGTGGTCGAACGCTGCTGGCAGGGTGAGGTGTCTGGCCTGGTGGTGACCCGCTACGGCCACGGCGCCCCGTGCGAAAAAATCGAAGTGGTCGAAGCCGCGCACCCGGTGCCGGACGCTGCCGGTCTGGCCGTCGCGAAACGGGTTCTGGAACTGGTCAGCAACCTGAGCGAAGACGACCGCGTGATCTTCCTGCTCTCGGGCGGTGGCTCTGCCCTGCTCGCCTTGCCCGCCGCCGGCATCACCCTCGCCGACAAGCAATCGATCAACAAAGCGCTGCTCAAATCCGGCGCGACCATCGGCGAGATGAACTGCGTGCGCAAGCACCTCTCGGCGATCAAGGGTGGGCGTCTGGGCAAAGCCTGCTGGCCCGCCACGGTTTACACCTATGCGATTTCCGATGTGCCAGGCGATCTCGCCACCGTCATCGCCTCCGGCCCCACCGTGGCCGACCCGAGCACCTCGGCTGAAGCGTTGGCGATCCTCAAGCGTTATGCCATCGAAGTCCCGGCCTCGGTGCGCAACTGGCTGCAAAGTCCCGAGTCGGAGACGGTCAAACCCGGCGATCCGAGCCTGGCCCGCAGTCATTTCCAATTGATCGCCCGCCCACAGCAGTCACT includes these proteins:
- a CDS encoding heme-binding protein, translated to MANRLTHEAALLGLAAGVRKAKELNQRSTLSIVDDGGHLVASIRVDDAAFGTIEIAHNKAYTAAAFRQSTAAWMDSVQPGAALYGLERSCARPFVVFGGGFPVFDGNSVIGGVGVSGGPVEADEAIANAIVSTLQEQ
- a CDS encoding SDR family NAD(P)-dependent oxidoreductase, with product MANRLKGKCVLLTGGVANIGLAILDSFIAEGATVAVVDIDEKRGLEVQKRYPESVRFFRADLSQESEIRKVVKEAAGWLGGINTLCLNAGIQLSGNVEDFAVEAWDKVFSINVRANFLFIKESLAYLREAKRSSVVLMSSLAGKRGGPGLSCYSASKAATIGLTNSLAIELAKDGVRVNAVCPGWIDTPFNQPIIDFMGGKGKQDSVVQSNIPLGRQATPDEVAPLFVYLASDESSYVTAQAINVCGGAYN
- a CDS encoding acetoin dehydrogenase dihydrolipoyllysine-residue acetyltransferase subunit; the encoded protein is MSIEAITIPKWGMTMTEGLLAEWMVAVGDRIERGQEIMEVESTKTTNAVESPVSGILRRIVVPEGDTAPVGALVAVVADSSASDEEIDAFIAQFASSAKQDAGEESGVATPKKIEVGNGSVINTLTIGPESDSTVVLLHGFGGDLSTWMFNQDAFAKDFRVVVLDLPGHGASTPISEGDVLVALIDAVEKAVDSVAGGKLHLVAHSFGGAVAAALAERKGGAVASISLLAPIGLSTGMNKSFLDDFVAAERRRPLKDVLERLFADPSKISNDMVEATLQFKRLEGVPKALGAIKDLIVNEQGQVQSITQILRTFKGPVQLIWGDGDQVVPVPTQSEVPQNVTLNTLPGVGHMPQMESTTEVNRLVLENIAKAK
- a CDS encoding alpha-ketoacid dehydrogenase subunit beta; the protein is MAKISYRQALNDALHLEMARDPKVIMMGEDLTGGAGGNGVKDAWGGPFGVTRGLLGAFGPERVRDTPISETAFVGAAAGAALTGMRPIAELMFVDFAGVCLDQIVNQIAKFRYMFGGHARTPLVIRATFGAGTRSAAQHTQAFYPVFTHFPGLKVVIPSNPYDAKGLLLQAIRDDDPVIFLEHKMLYDMVSEVPDGAYTVPFGEARVVRDGSDVLLIAFGRMVHVAEEAARKLASEGVSACVIDPRTTSPLDEDTLLEFTEQIGRVVIVDEANPRCGMAADISALLADKCFHALKAPIKMVTAPHSPVPYAPNLEDAYVPNADAVIKAVKSII
- a CDS encoding thiamine pyrophosphate-dependent dehydrogenase E1 component subunit alpha, coding for MFSQHLPHERLLEAYRAMQTIRVFEERIMVEMGTGDIPGNTHLYAGQEASAVGVCMHLSDEDYISSTHRGHGHCIAKGCDIVGMMAEIFGKATGTCGGKGGSQHIADLRKGMLGANGIVAGGAPITCGAALTAKLTGTNHVAIAFAGDGAMNEGAMAESLNLAKIWMLPMVFVIEDNGFGEATANEFVSAGTFTGRAAGYGIPAIEVDGTDLFKVFSAAGEAIERARNGGGPSLLHVHVPRYYGHYSGDPDSYRTPDEKKAMRLEQDCLIKFRAAVESQSLQDALKAIDEEIEQAVNEAVSAARAAPLPPLSALTSDVYVKYM
- a CDS encoding LysR family transcriptional regulator, with the translated sequence MIDFRSLQTFYAVAQQGGFHKAAEKLHTSQPAVSARIAQLERQLKCRLLERDKRGCFLTPQGRELLTYAERMFALESEMIEAVAGHRGLRGTVSLGASDTIVHTWLSDLLKHLNREYPEITLEVVVDSTTNMTAGLADFSLDVALLMGPVNIGNAENLPLCQYPISWIKSTELDIGSENPSLATLAEFPIITFARITRPYWQLKEMFERENLHRAKIFANSSLSSIVRMTLDGIGIAAIPQHVVIEELASGKLEIISTPHEMPVMSFTASFIERPDMPLNRIVAQLAQKVATDYWRI
- a CDS encoding APC family permease; the protein is MAVSLEAESVASVKTAPIKLSGNMGSLSLAMTVLAFSAPLTTVAGYIPVSLMFGGIASPLLFIIVGIMMLLFGTGYVTLNNAVKRPGDFYAFISYGLGKSAGLGSGIAAALSYFMLLAGVTSYFGVSCAELQKSLMGTALPWYVFTLGCWAAVGILGYLHVELSAKVLFWVMLTEIVICLAFAFGVLHAGGNGELAASAPFTPGELTKDGVNIPFGMLFAVSFFMGFEATALFRDECKNPDVTIPRATYGSIIFIGILYTLCAYAMIMAYGHTAQAVATDSPATMFPNAFGLFVDNRLQVIITILVLSSAFAASLSTHNVLSRYLFNLGTDGAIPRFFSNIHIRHSSPFAASMAVSLMVLVILIPFIVMNVRPEFLYGQLSGLGTSGIIILMTIVNLSALTWYVRRGKQEGASFFKAFLAPAISTVFFVALVGLVTYHFDLLVGGEPGERRWMLYCLVGVLLAGMALAQFYKFNRPEVFARLGRAHHS